From Anaerolineae bacterium, a single genomic window includes:
- a CDS encoding phosphatase PAP2 family protein — protein MAAKAAALALVLLLCTIVLASLESSDRVGPGVLRGLGSSWVTGLMLLITRLGSTVVVATLALGWAWIKRRSGTMVAAVPGLAAAGGGLLSLVVKEMVHRPRPEVVEALVKVDSFSFPSGHALLAMAFYGAVALLLAPSVRTRCGRMAIYGLTGAVLLLIGVSRLHLGVHYLSDVVGGYALGAAWLSALWLALPGGRGSRDGEEPVSCSGTGGLP, from the coding sequence GTGGCGGCGAAAGCGGCGGCGCTGGCCCTAGTCTTGCTGCTGTGTACTATTGTGCTGGCCAGCCTGGAGTCGTCGGACCGAGTAGGCCCGGGGGTTCTCCGCGGCCTGGGCAGCAGCTGGGTGACCGGTTTGATGCTGCTCATCACCCGGCTCGGCTCGACGGTCGTGGTGGCGACCCTGGCGTTGGGATGGGCATGGATCAAGCGCCGCAGCGGCACGATGGTGGCGGCGGTGCCGGGGCTGGCTGCCGCGGGCGGCGGGCTCCTTAGCCTGGTCGTCAAAGAGATGGTGCACCGACCCAGGCCCGAGGTGGTCGAGGCGCTGGTGAAGGTTGATAGCTTCAGCTTCCCCAGTGGACATGCGCTGCTGGCAATGGCCTTCTACGGCGCAGTGGCCCTATTGCTGGCGCCCAGTGTGCGGACGCGCTGCGGCCGCATGGCCATCTACGGCCTCACAGGGGCAGTTCTGCTGCTCATCGGGGTGAGCCGACTGCACCTGGGGGTACACTACCTGAGCGACGTGGTGGGCGGGTATGCCCTGGGCGCAGCCTGGCTATCGGCTCTGTGGCTGGCTCTGCCGGGCGGTCGGGGGAGCCGCGACGGTGAAGAGCCCGTCTCCTGCTCCGGCACTGGGGGCTTGCCGTGA